In Thermodesulfovibrionales bacterium, the following proteins share a genomic window:
- a CDS encoding LptF/LptG family permease translates to MKIVERYLLNSFLKVFLILLSSVTLLAGVIELLERYPDISEHEPPFSKVAIYILSSLPAYGGYLLPMVSFLSIIYSLGIASKHREIVVIQASGGRLKEVFKPLVIGGIIITLLSGVFTNIVMPWSKKLSRLTLEDITGQPHRKGMLETSQGIWFRSEDKIIRIGIYEPQRSEAMDIGIYEFKDGSLISRIEAEKGILREKEWNLKNVRVYNWREPEGSRYYENFKFYTSRYALRLLKTEISPEEMDSSRLWKYIRALKKSGLRNVKVVADLNLRLSLPFACLAMLLTGMYIGSSRSISGLVGAGIGIVISIFFWFSTTFMLSLGYSGVLPAWLAPWIIPLLSTCTGIYLYSRIK, encoded by the coding sequence GTGAAAATTGTTGAACGTTATCTCCTGAATTCTTTTTTAAAGGTTTTTTTAATACTTCTTTCCTCTGTAACTTTACTTGCAGGAGTTATAGAACTCCTTGAAAGGTATCCTGATATATCAGAGCATGAGCCTCCTTTCTCTAAGGTAGCAATCTATATTCTATCAAGCCTGCCAGCCTACGGTGGTTATCTCCTTCCAATGGTTTCTTTTCTTTCAATTATATACAGCCTGGGCATCGCATCAAAACACAGAGAGATAGTGGTTATTCAGGCTTCGGGTGGAAGATTGAAGGAGGTCTTTAAACCCCTTGTTATAGGAGGCATTATAATTACTCTTTTAAGTGGTGTTTTTACAAATATCGTTATGCCATGGTCTAAAAAACTCTCGAGACTAACTCTTGAAGATATTACCGGACAACCTCATAGGAAGGGGATGCTTGAGACATCTCAGGGAATATGGTTTCGTTCAGAAGATAAGATAATAAGGATAGGGATTTATGAACCCCAGAGATCAGAGGCAATGGATATAGGTATATATGAGTTTAAAGATGGCTCTCTTATAAGCAGGATTGAGGCAGAAAAGGGAATCCTCAGGGAAAAGGAATGGAATCTAAAAAATGTCAGGGTCTATAACTGGAGAGAACCAGAGGGGTCACGCTATTATGAGAATTTTAAATTCTACACATCAAGATATGCCCTGAGACTTCTTAAGACAGAGATATCTCCAGAGGAGATGGATTCATCAAGGCTCTGGAAGTACATAAGGGCACTGAAAAAATCTGGACTCAGGAATGTGAAAGTGGTTGCAGATCTTAATCTCAGGCTGAGCCTTCCTTTTGCATGTCTTGCAATGCTTCTTACTGGTATGTATATCGGTTCAAGCAGGAGCATTTCAGGACTTGTGGGTGCAGGTATAGGTATAGTTATAAGTATATTTTTCTGGTTCAGCACAACCTTTATGCTAAGTCTGGGTTATTCAGGGGTGCTACCAGCATGGCTTGCACCATGGATAATACCACTTCTTAGCACATGCACCGGTATTTATCTTTATAGCAGGATTAAATAG